The region TTCAGGTCTTTTAAAGTTGTTTTCTTTTCAACATTAGTTGTTGTTATTGGTGTAATTTGGGCAGTAGGGAGTATGGTGTTGTTTGGTTTCAAAATAACAATACTCACGGGAATGATACCTCCCTTACTCATAGTTATAGGTATTCCAAATAGTATTTTTCTTTTAAATAAATATCATTCCGAATATAAAATACACGGTAATAAAATAAAGGCATTACAACGTGTAATTAAAAAAATCGGTAATGCGATATTTTTAACTAATTTAACTACTGCTTCAGGTTTTGCTGCTTTTATCATTACAAGCAGTGATATTCTTAATGAATTTGGAATAATTGCATCAATAAATATTATGGGTGTTTTTATTCTTGCATTGTTATTAATTCCTATAATTTTCAGTTTTTTGGGTCCTCCCAAAAAGAGACATGTCAAACATTTAGATGACAAGATTATTAAAAAAACAGTAGAAAGCCTTGTTTTTGTTACGTTAGCTAAAAGAAATTTGGTTTATCTTATTACATTTATAATATTGGGGTTAGGAATATTTGGTATTTTTTTAATGAAAAGTACAGGTTATGTTGTTGATGATATTCCTCATAAAGACCAGCTATATATTGATGTTAAATTTTTTGAGAAAAATTTTAATGGTGTAATTCCTTTTGAAATTTTAATTGATACAAAAAAGAAAAACGGAGCATTGCAACTTAAGAATCTAAAAAAAATTGACCGTCTTGAAAAATCTTTCAGTAAATATCCTGAACTTTCTAAACCAATATCAATTTCAAATGCAATAAAGTTCTTAAGACAAGCCTTTTATAATGGAAAAGAAAGACAATATAAATTACCCGATAATATGAACAAGGGTTTTATAATGTCATATGCGTCAAAATCTGATGATAATGGAAAAATAATAAATTCTTTTGTTGACAGTCTAAAACAAATAACACGGATTAGTCTGCAAATATCAGATATTGGTACAATGAAAATGAATAGTTTAATTGAAAAAATCAAGGCAGACATTAATTCAATTTTCCCTCCTGAAAAATATGATGTTATAACAACAGGAACAAGTATAATATTTTTTAAAGGAACAACATATTTAATCAAGAATCTTTTTGTCAGTTTATTACTTGCTATTCTTGTTATCTCATTTTTTATGGCATGGATGTTTTCTTCATTCAGAATGGTAATACTATCTTTAATTCCTAATTTAATTCCGCTGTTTCTTACTGCTTCGCTTATGGGATTTTTTGGAATCCCTATTAAACCTTCAACTATACTTGTTTTTAGTATTTCTTTCGG is a window of Bacteroidales bacterium DNA encoding:
- a CDS encoding MMPL family transporter, producing MWTVIAGIILRNRIALIIALSVVTIFMAYKASFISMSYEYARMLPEKDTAYLEHMYFKKLFGEEANVLIIGIKDTNFFEQNKFNDWIKLSDKIKDIDGVKNVMSVAQIVNISKNSIKRKFETSRIFPDSIKTQTELDSLVNIIQTLPFYKNILYNDTSHIYLMAITLEKKELNSKKRYPLIENITKELNIYVNKYNQKYHISGLPYIRTEISKKIKNELRMFTFLALIVCIIVLYLFFRSFKVVFFSTLVVVIGVIWAVGSMVLFGFKITILTGMIPPLLIVIGIPNSIFLLNKYHSEYKIHGNKIKALQRVIKKIGNAIFLTNLTTASGFAAFIITSSDILNEFGIIASINIMGVFILALLLIPIIFSFLGPPKKRHVKHLDDKIIKKTVESLVFVTLAKRNLVYLITFIILGLGIFGIFLMKSTGYVVDDIPHKDQLYIDVKFFEKNFNGVIPFEILIDTKKKNGALQLKNLKKIDRLEKSFSKYPELSKPISISNAIKFLRQAFYNGKERQYKLPDNMNKGFIMSYASKSDDNGKIINSFVDSLKQITRISLQISDIGTMKMNSLIEKIKADINSIFPPEKYDVITTGTSIIFFKGTTYLIKNLFVSLLLAILVISFFMAWMFSSFRMVILSLIPNLIPLFLTASLMGFFGIPIKPSTILVFSISFGISVDNTIHFLSKYRQELLVSNWNISYSVIAALKETGVSMIYTSTVLFFGFGIFTLSSFGGTASLGMLVSITLLLAMLSNLVLLPSLLLSLEKAMTTKAFKEPLLQIFEEEEDIDINELRLAGK